Proteins encoded by one window of Salvia splendens isolate huo1 chromosome 5, SspV2, whole genome shotgun sequence:
- the LOC121804257 gene encoding uncharacterized protein LOC121804257 gives MQSGLFRSTGGMSNGKRPMMQSSNDTFSQEGGMSNGKRPMMQSGTCTFSQDGVAVSGRQKFRKGDRSRRIWIFREEEILAATLLDLVAHGWKSDNGFRTGYLTKIEESLRAEFPNCDLRGTPHITSKIGAWKKSYGILRSILSRTGVGFNLHNDFKIDIDDEQCEQIVQANKDAKFMHNKPWPFWEQWKCIFGKDRAGGGGAEQVDAAAEHMRSHLGGGSQCNENDYHPSFDDLPFADGSVPATVSPELNESSSRYTEKEMSTTKGNTLKRKSSSPDTQLFAFLANLHAETNSRLDVIASRIGYEFDMGKARQEVFDKLGTVDGLSLDQRYDLCNILGDKPQRLEVFIGMPASARLGYVLKLIEESRRCG, from the exons ATGCAGTCCGGACTCTTTCGATCAACCG GTGGTATGTCAAATGGAAAACGCCCAATGATGCAGAGTAGTAATGATACCTTCTCACAGGAAG GTGGTATGTCAAATGGAAAACGCCCAATGATGCAGAGTGGTACTTGTACCTTCTCACAGGATG GTGTGGCTGTTTCGGGAAGGCAAAAGTTTCGTAAGGGGGACCGTTCACGCCGGATTTGGATCTTCCGTGAAGAGGAGATCTTAGCCGCCACTTTGCTAGATCTAGTTGCTCATGGATGGAAATCCGACAATGGATTTCGTACGGGATACCTGACCAAGATCGAGGAGAGTCTTCGTGCGGAATTTCCAAATTGCGATCTCAGGGGGACTCCACACATCACATCCAAAATAGGCGCCTGGAAAAAGAGTTATGGGATTCTTAGATCCATCTTGAGTCGAACAGGGGTTGGTTTCAATCTCCACAACGATTTCAAGATTGATATTGATGACGAGCAATGTGAGCAAATTGTCCAG GCCAATAAGGATGCAAAGTTTATGCATAATAAGCCGTGGCCATTTTGGGAGCAATGGAAGTGTATTTTCGGAAAGGATCGTGCTGGAGGAGGCGGTGCTGAACAGGTTGATGCCGCTGCAGAGCACATGAGGTCCCATTTGGGTGGCGGTAGTCAGTGCAACGAGAATGACTACCACCCGTCATTTGATGATTTACCTTTCGCTGATGGAAGTGTCCCGGCCACAGTAAGTCCTGAGCTTAACGAGTCTAGTTCGCGCTACACCGAGAAGGAGATGTCAACTACTAAGGGTAACACTCTCAAGCGAAAGTCTAGCTCCCCCGATACTCAGCTGTTTGCTTTCCTTGCTAATCTGCACGCCGAAACAAACTCACGTTTGGATGTTATAGCATCTAGGATCGGGTACGAGTTCGACATGGGTAAGGCACGACAAGAGGTATTTGATAAGCTTGGGACGGTTGATGGGCTAAGTCTTGACCAGCGTTATGATTTATGCAACATCTTGGGTGACAAACCCCAACGACTTGAAGTTTTCATTGGGATGCCAGCGTCTGCGCGTCTTGGATATGTTCTGAAGCTGATCGAGGAGAGTCGTCGCTGCGGGTGA